One segment of Leptotrichia sp. oral taxon 215 str. W9775 DNA contains the following:
- a CDS encoding YafY family protein — translation MEKIKDSEEKIFRILKIIKRLQQKEILNGENLANEFNVDIKTIQRDIKTLRDYLFEESDSDIEYSRAKNGYYLKSNDNKSLTNEEILAISKIILESRAFNKGETDNLIDKLINLMSGNDRNIIKDLISNEKFNYIPLRHGKDLLSVIWNLAQSVKNQEWLCLNYTTKSNEGRKYNVKPLSVMFSEYYFYLIAYIEDKEEYPAIFRIDRITEIKDINKKFKINYLEKFEDGKFRKYIQFMHSGPLTKIKFRYKGYLEYVLDRFPTAEVLAEEAVGEGNSRYTVYTVSIEVYGSFGAEMWLRSQGDYVIDYEILK, via the coding sequence ATGGAAAAGATTAAAGATTCTGAGGAAAAAATATTTAGAATATTAAAAATAATAAAGAGGTTACAGCAGAAAGAAATATTAAATGGAGAAAATCTGGCAAATGAATTTAATGTTGATATAAAAACAATACAGAGAGATATAAAGACTTTGAGAGATTATCTTTTTGAAGAAAGTGATTCAGATATAGAATATTCCAGAGCTAAGAATGGATATTACCTGAAAAGTAATGATAACAAATCCCTTACAAATGAGGAAATCTTGGCTATAAGTAAGATAATACTTGAAAGCAGGGCTTTTAATAAAGGTGAAACTGATAATCTGATAGATAAGCTGATTAATCTGATGTCAGGAAATGACAGAAATATTATAAAAGACCTGATAAGTAACGAAAAGTTTAATTATATCCCTCTGCGGCATGGAAAAGATTTGCTTTCGGTTATATGGAATTTGGCACAGAGCGTAAAAAATCAGGAATGGCTTTGCTTAAATTACACTACGAAAAGCAATGAAGGTAGAAAATACAATGTAAAACCTTTATCCGTAATGTTTTCAGAATATTATTTCTATCTGATTGCATATATTGAAGACAAGGAAGAATATCCTGCTATTTTCAGAATAGACAGAATTACTGAAATAAAGGATATAAATAAAAAATTTAAGATTAACTATTTGGAGAAGTTTGAAGACGGGAAATTTAGAAAATACATACAGTTCATGCATTCAGGGCCTCTCACAAAAATAAAATTCAGATATAAGGGCTATCTTGAATATGTTCTGGATAGATTTCCGACAGCAGAAGTACTAGCTGAAGAAGCGGTTGGAGAAGGAAATTCAAGATATACAGTCTATACAGTTTCAATCGAAGTTTATGGAAGCTTTGGAGCGGAAATGTGGCTAAGAAGCCAGGGAGATTATGTTATTGATTATGAAATATTGAAATAA
- a CDS encoding ABC transporter substrate-binding protein, whose translation MSKTLKRVMLLVLLAIGLLTGCQKGAETKEEKKESADGGKGTLKVIAAYDAKDKIFEEFTKKTGIKVEFLDISSGEVLSKLSAQNGKIGADVWFGGGADSFIVAGEKGYLENYVSPEEKEMDQRFIGNDFWTGVSIVTAGFLVNTDVLEKKGLPEPTSWADLKNPKYKDELIMADPAISGTNYAVVYNLLQSMGEEAGWAYLESIKGNIPFYAQRGSEPTSKVKNGEMAVGIIPLGGDTYKMEKEFKVKNIIPSDGLPWVPAGMAIFKEAENKDAAKAFVDWALSKEGQEFLKTVAPRMMVRKDVTPPEELKGMTVDKLMKMDIAGMGTRREEILKLWKEKMGK comes from the coding sequence ATGAGTAAAACATTAAAAAGAGTAATGTTATTAGTTTTACTAGCAATTGGACTTTTGACGGGATGTCAAAAAGGTGCTGAAACAAAAGAAGAAAAGAAAGAAAGTGCAGATGGTGGAAAAGGAACTTTAAAAGTTATAGCCGCTTATGATGCAAAAGACAAAATTTTTGAAGAATTTACAAAGAAAACAGGAATAAAAGTAGAATTCTTAGATATTTCTTCAGGAGAAGTTTTATCAAAGTTAAGTGCACAAAATGGTAAAATAGGTGCAGATGTTTGGTTCGGTGGTGGAGCAGACAGCTTTATCGTAGCAGGAGAAAAAGGATATCTTGAAAATTATGTATCACCTGAAGAAAAAGAAATGGATCAGAGATTTATTGGAAATGACTTCTGGACAGGTGTTTCTATCGTAACAGCAGGATTCTTAGTAAATACTGATGTGTTGGAAAAAAAGGGATTGCCTGAACCAACATCATGGGCAGATTTAAAAAATCCTAAATATAAAGATGAATTAATCATGGCTGACCCGGCAATTTCAGGAACAAACTATGCAGTTGTTTACAACTTGTTACAATCAATGGGAGAAGAAGCTGGATGGGCTTATCTTGAATCAATAAAAGGAAATATTCCTTTCTATGCACAACGTGGATCAGAACCTACATCAAAAGTTAAAAATGGAGAAATGGCAGTAGGAATAATCCCTCTAGGTGGAGATACTTACAAAATGGAAAAAGAATTTAAAGTTAAAAATATAATTCCTTCAGACGGACTTCCATGGGTTCCGGCAGGAATGGCAATATTCAAGGAAGCTGAAAATAAAGATGCCGCAAAAGCATTTGTTGACTGGGCATTATCAAAAGAAGGTCAGGAATTCCTGAAAACAGTTGCTCCACGTATGATGGTAAGAAAAGATGTTACTCCTCCGGAAGAATTAAAAGGAATGACTGTTGATAAACTTATGAAAATGGATATTGCAGGAATGGGAACAAGAAGAGAAGAAATCTTGAAATTATGGAAAGAAAAAATGGGGAAATAG
- a CDS encoding restriction endonuclease → METNEKREKNYWGYRIDVKNQDFFFKELEQGRLRQGWGYTENQKLPDTKDSDARKNFSMYNNVKKGDILLIPRLPDWGSVAIAEAAEDWDKGYKFEIDDEKKDFGHIFPANYIGCFNRHGKDVSGNIQSTLKARNRFWNISRLSKDVEKIMKNLEGNKESTSVIENIKNIVSEQVKSCFDLKGFYEKVIVEYNQKFTASQWEDVLKNVLEKIYPGYEIEKTGGMKEEEHGTDLLAVISGLSNLEKYNIAIQVKNYKGKISDDNINNIIEQINKAKRYKWENDGKLIDQILVITSAKEEENPKLIEECKNKEIRVIFSEELKKLIFQSIIESIDLKEIFEEMLRD, encoded by the coding sequence ATGGAAACAAATGAAAAAAGAGAAAAGAATTACTGGGGGTACAGAATTGATGTAAAAAATCAGGATTTCTTTTTTAAGGAATTAGAACAAGGACGTTTACGACAAGGCTGGGGGTATACTGAAAACCAAAAATTGCCTGATACAAAAGACAGCGATGCCAGAAAAAATTTTAGTATGTATAATAATGTAAAAAAAGGAGACATACTACTAATACCTAGATTACCAGATTGGGGTAGTGTTGCTATAGCTGAAGCGGCTGAAGACTGGGATAAAGGATATAAATTTGAAATTGATGATGAAAAGAAAGATTTTGGACATATTTTTCCTGCAAACTATATTGGATGTTTTAATAGACATGGAAAAGATGTTTCCGGAAATATACAAAGTACGTTAAAAGCAAGAAATAGATTTTGGAATATCAGTCGTCTTTCAAAAGATGTTGAAAAAATTATGAAAAATTTAGAAGGAAACAAGGAATCAACAAGTGTCATTGAAAATATAAAAAATATAGTATCAGAACAAGTAAAATCTTGTTTTGATTTAAAGGGATTTTATGAAAAAGTTATCGTTGAATACAATCAAAAATTTACAGCTTCTCAGTGGGAAGATGTGCTAAAAAATGTTTTAGAAAAAATCTATCCTGGATATGAAATTGAAAAAACTGGCGGTATGAAAGAAGAAGAACATGGAACAGATCTTTTAGCAGTTATATCAGGACTTTCAAATTTGGAAAAATACAACATAGCTATACAAGTAAAAAATTACAAAGGTAAGATTTCTGATGATAATATTAATAATATTATAGAACAAATAAACAAAGCCAAGCGATATAAATGGGAAAATGATGGTAAACTAATTGATCAAATTTTGGTCATAACATCAGCTAAAGAAGAGGAAAATCCGAAATTAATTGAAGAATGCAAAAACAAGGAAATTAGAGTTATTTTTTCAGAAGAACTAAAAAAATTAATTTTTCAATCAATTATTGAAAGTATTGACTTAAAAGAAATCTTTGAAGAAATGTTGAGGGATTAG